A genomic segment from Hemitrygon akajei chromosome 27, sHemAka1.3, whole genome shotgun sequence encodes:
- the LOC140717320 gene encoding pepsin A-like codes for MKWLLLAFVCIQLSDASFRVPLHKGKSARDVLREKGLLEDFLKKHPYDPCTKFEGACSIETLASLEPMTNYMDLSYYGAISIGNPPQSFTVIFDTGSSNLWVPSVYCSQTPCVKHHRFNPSQSSTFRTNNKYLSITYGTGSMTGFLGYDTLRLSNLVINGQEFGLSETEPGSFFSYCKFDGILGLGYPSLSAEGATTVFDNIMSQHLVSQPLFSVYLTRTNGESGSEVLFGGIDSSRYTGPIYWVPVTHEAYWQIEIQRVTVNGQIVACPQGCPGIVDTGTSLVAVGGNYIGNIQQSIGATPNYYGQYTINCNNIGNMPDVVFTINGYDFTLPASAYTLKTSYYNTVSCSSGFSGTGGNLWILGDVFIREYYSIFDRGNNRVGLAKAV; via the exons ATGAAGTGGTTACTCCTTGCCTTCGTATGCATCCAGCTCTCTGATGCCTCTTTCAG AGTTCCTTTACATAAAGGAAAATCTGCCCGAGATGTTCTTCGGGAGAAGGGATTGTTGGAAGATTTCCTCAAGAAACATCCATATGATCCCTGCACAAAGTTTGAAGGTGCTTGTTCCATTGAAACTTTGGCATCACTGGAGCCTATGACCAACTACATGGAT CTGTCATACTACGGAGCCATCAGCATCGGTAACCCCCCACAGAGCTTCACTGTCATCTTTGATACTGGCTCATCCAACCTCTGGGTCCCATCAGTCTACTGCAGCCAGACACCATGCG TGAagcaccacagattcaacccatCCCAGTCCTCAACCTTCCGCACGAATAATAAGTATCTGTCCATCACGTATGGGACAGGAAGTATGACCGGTTTTCTGGGATATGATACTCTGAGA CTTTCTAACCTTGTGATCAATGGACAAGAGTTTGGATTAAGTGAGACCGAACCCGGCAGTTTCTTCTCCTACTGTAAATTCGACGGTATTTTGGGCTTGGGCTATCCATCACTTTCGGCAGAAGGAGCCACTACAGTGTTCGACAACATAATGTCTCAGCATCTGGTTTCACAGCCACTCTTTTCTGTCTACTTGACAAG GACAAATGGTGAATCTGGAAGTGAAGTCCTTTTTGGTGGAATTGACTCAAGCCGCTACACTGGCCCAATCTACTGGGTCCCTGTTACCCATGAGGCCTATTGGCAAATTGAGATCCAGAG AGTGACAGTCAACGGCCAGATTGTGGCTTGCCCTCAAGGTTGCCCTGGCATCGTTGATACTGGAACTTCTCTTGTCGCTGTTGGCGGAAATTACATCGGCAATATTCAGCAAAGCATTGGAGCAACTCCAAATTATTATGGCCAG TACACCATAAATTGCAACAATATTGGCAATATGCCTGATGTGGTCTTCACCATCAATGGATATGACTTCACTCTTCCTGCCTCAGCCTACACACTGAAG ACCAGTTACTATAACACGGTCAGCTGCTCCAGTGGATTTAGCGGCACTGGTGGAAACCTCTGGATTTTGGGAGATGTCTTCATTAGAGAATATTACTCCATCTTCGACAGAGGAAACAACCGAGTGGGATTGGCTAAGGCCGTCTAA